The nucleotide sequence GGCGTGCGGGTGGCCGACCTGCGCCCGCTGGTGCGGCTCGGCGTGTCGGTGGTGGTGGAAGAGAACGGGCGCATGGAGACCGGCGGCCACGGCGGCGGCGGCCGCGTCGCCTATGGCCAGTACATGCAGGAAACCACCTGGAAATCCTTCGTGGACGAGGCGCTGCGCCAGGCGCTGGTCAATCTGGAATCCATCCCCGCCCCGGCGGGGGAGATGACGGTGGTCCTGGGGGCCGGCTGGCCCGGCATCCTGCTGCACGAGGCCATCGGCCACGGGCTGGAGGGCGATTTCAACCGCAAGAAGACCTCGGCCTTCTCCGGCCTGCTGGGCCAGCGCATCGCCGCCCCCGGCGTGACCGTGGTGGACGACGGCACCATCGAGAACGCCCGCGGCTCCATCAGCGTGGACGACGAGGGCACGCCGTCCCAGTGCACCACCCTGATCGAAGACGGCATCCTGGTCGGTTTCATGCAGGACCGCATGAACGCCCGCCTGATGGGCGCGCGTCCCACCGGCAACGGCCGGCGGCAGAGCTTCGCCTATCACCCGCTGCCGCGCATGACCAACACCGTCATGCGCAACGGCCAGCACACGCCCGAAGAGATCATCGCGTCGGTGAAGAACGGCATCTACGCCAAGAACTTCGGCGGCGGCCAGGTGGACATCACGTCGGGGAAGTTCGTGTTCTCGGCCTCGGAAGCCTATCTGATCGAGAACGGCAGGATCGGCGCGTCGCTGAAGGGCGCCACCCTGATCGGCAACGGGCCGGATTCCCTGACGCGGGTGCGGATGGTCGGCAACGATTCCCGCCTGGACCCCGGTGTCGGCACCTGCGGCAAGGACGGCCAGGGCGTGCCGGTGGGCGTGGGGCAGCCGACGCTGCTGCTGGACGGGCTGACCGTCGGCGGGACGGCGGCGTAACGGAATGGACTATGCCGAGGGGATCTTCCCCTCGGCGCTCCCCGGCAGGGGCCAA is from Azospirillum fermentarium and encodes:
- the tldD gene encoding metalloprotease TldD, which codes for MSALAVTDDLFFNRAGLDRARVEGIVAEALGAADDGELYLEYAQSESLGWDDGKLKSASFDTTQGFGLRAIAGEATGYAHASTLSEDAIRRASSTVRAVSANHSGTVAEAPQGTNRALYTPDNPLALVPFEEKVQLLAAIDAYARGKDPRVRQVSCSISGEWQAVQILRGDGVRVADLRPLVRLGVSVVVEENGRMETGGHGGGGRVAYGQYMQETTWKSFVDEALRQALVNLESIPAPAGEMTVVLGAGWPGILLHEAIGHGLEGDFNRKKTSAFSGLLGQRIAAPGVTVVDDGTIENARGSISVDDEGTPSQCTTLIEDGILVGFMQDRMNARLMGARPTGNGRRQSFAYHPLPRMTNTVMRNGQHTPEEIIASVKNGIYAKNFGGGQVDITSGKFVFSASEAYLIENGRIGASLKGATLIGNGPDSLTRVRMVGNDSRLDPGVGTCGKDGQGVPVGVGQPTLLLDGLTVGGTAA